One window from the genome of Paramisgurnus dabryanus chromosome 24, PD_genome_1.1, whole genome shotgun sequence encodes:
- the sbno2b gene encoding si:ch73-63e15.2 isoform X1 gives MPSLSIPPAMDGQSYSHSEGSHVNTGGFVMAPPLPHVFPNNHWSFAHQAYGMPCPVQSDNQPLLNGTSDMLTDFYIPDFDFSSLGFPRIGDHLQDLSLEDLSILSSPKDSLSEYLPQDSSFLTDNMAPNVPTLWDINTPATDQEMNSNRFQGFKSLDDITAAINPPLIGSYQRPQTQPEEEEEVEVEESEELGHVDTYADYRPSKSKIGISHPDRVVETNTLSSVPPPDITYTLSIPEDIINNGQLSALQLEAIIYACQQHEVILQNKQRAGFLIGDGAGVGKGRTVAGIILENFLKGRKKALWFSVSNDLKYDAERDLQDISASNIQVHALNKIKYGDTATATSEGVLFATYSALIGESQAGGQHRTRLNQILDWCAPDFDGVIIFDECHKAKNASSTKMGKAVLNLQDQLPLARVVYASATGASEPKNMIYMSRLGIWGEGTPFKTFEDFLHAIEKRGVGAMEIVAMDMKVSGMYIARQLSFSGVSFRIEEISLDDDFKVVYNKAAKLWAEALALFMQAADELCMSSKKSLWGQFWSSHQRFFKYLCIAAKVRCLVELAKKELEAGKCIVIGLQSTGEARTREVLDENDGRLDRFVSAAEGVFQSLVLKHFPSEKQRREKGAGNKRKRKPRGRQPKQPKHCTDATGVISISDDSSTESDALDSDFNSSPDSVQDNNDDVIFVHHTSSQMARLEEKKQGLLNKIAELGKELPLNTLDELIDKFGGPEKVSEMTGRKGRVVRQPDSSVRYESRAEQGHTIDQINIKEKDRFMNGDKLVAIISEAASSGISIQADRRVKNQRRRVHMTLELPWSADRAIQQFGRTHRSNQVTAPEYIFLISELAGERRFASIVAKRLESLGALTHGDRRATESRDLSKYNFENKYGTKALDKITKAILGQTESKVPPPKDYPGGDAMFFRDMKHGMKDVGMLCSQPRLGINTEKDCNITKFLNRILGLEVYKQNSLFQYFIDNFDYLIEKDKKEGNYDMGILDLAPGNDQIYEETQEKFLTAGNPQDGQVVLYKISVDRGMTWVEALDKFQALTNPDEGFYLSNMSRGSHPCVLLAVQGRGFHMTIYKPNIGKQAQPESLESLQKKYRKVSPEDAKESWENHYTFSFKKCSHVNRNGRCKRVEEGHECLMGTRLRQYHMLCGALLRVWKRVSDVVSDVTNTSILQIVRLKTKDSNKQVGIKIPETCVAKVRQELLKMDNEVKQKRREKEQRAQEEHQRLLEQQYMTAFFAPPSLGSLPSPFMTYTQKNPLEEILDLSRTSAPTQVSAPATLSVDDLSGPPGSTPDEFDIEEFFQQTHQESQVALQSNPARDKELLDMLISFSSQTQNITSTAETPSSVPMMSVIVPSPSVLPPSSSLYTPTLTPSSSSSSLSLTSLSPTVPNGHCSSDALINAREVLDNMLRGEPRNSVIHYPLPE, from the exons gACCTCAGTCTGGAGGATCTGTCTATCCTCTCATCTCCAAAAGATTCTTTGTCTGAATATCTTCCTCAAGATTCTTCCTTCCTCACGGACAACATGGCACCCAACGTGCCTACGTTATGGGACATCAACACACCAGCAACAGACCAGGAG ATGAATTCTAACCGGTTTCAAGGTTTCAAGTCTTTGGACGACATCACCGCCGCTATTAATCCACCACTCATAGGGAGTTATCAG AGACCCCAAACACAGCCAGAAGAGGAAGAGGAAGTAGAGGTGGAGGAGTCTGAAGAGCTGGGTCACGTTGATACCTATGCCGACTACAGGCCCtctaaat CCAAGATAGGAATATCCCATCCAGACCGTGTGGTTGAAACCAACACTTTATCCAGTGTTCCTCCTCCAGATATCACCTACACCCTGTCTATCCCAGAGGACATCATAAACAACGGCCAACTCTCTGCTTTGCAGCTGGAGGCCATCATTTACGCCTGCCAG CAACATGAAGTGATTTTGCAGAACAAACAGCGAGCCGGTTTCCTCATAGGGGACGGCGCAGGAGTGGGGAAGGGCCGGACGGTGGCCGGGATCATTTTAGAAAACTTTTTAAAAGGAAGGAAGAAAGCGCTGTG GTTCAGCGTCTCCAATGATCTGAAATATGACGCAGAGAGAGATCTCCAAGACATCTCCGCATCTAACATacaagtgcatgcattgaataaG ATTAAGTACGGGGACACAGCTACAGCTACCTCAGAAGGGGTCTTGTTTGCAACCTACTCCGCATTGATCGGGGAGAGTCAGGCGGGTGGCCAGCACAGGACGCGTCTCAATCAGATCCTAGACTGGTGTGCGCCGGATTTCGATGGCGTT ATTATATTCGACGAATGCCACAAAGCCAAAAATGCCTCATCCACAAAGATGGGCAAGGCTGTGCTGAATCTGCAAGACCAGTTGCCGCTAGCCAGAGTGGTTTACGCTAGCGCCACAG GCGCCTCCGAGCCAAAGAACATGATTTACATGAGCCGTCTGGGAATTTGGGGAGAGGGAACCCCCTTCAAAACTTTTGAAGATTTCCTCCACGCCATCGAGAAGAG GGGCGTGGGGGCCATGGAGATCGTTGCCATGGATATGAAAGTCAGCGGGATGTACATTGCACGTCAGCTCAGCTTCTCAGGGGTTTCGTTCCGCATAGAAGAGATCAGCTTGGATGATGACTTCAAAGTTGTGTACAACAAAGCTGCCAAACTT TGGGCAGAAGCTCTGGCCTTGTTCATGCAAGCAGCGGATGAGTTGTGCATGAGCTCCAAGAAGTCTCTCTGGGGTCAGTTTTGGTCATCTCACCAGCGTTTCTTTAAATACCTCTGTATTGCCGCTAAGGTGCGCTGCCTGGTGGAGTTAGCTAAAAAAGAGCTGGAGGCCGGAAAG TGCATTGTGATCGGACTACAGTCGACAGGTGAGGCTCGAACCAGAGAAGTCCTCGACGAAAACGACGGACGCTTGGACAGATTCGTTTCTGCTGCTGA GGGTGTGTTTCAATCGCTGGTTCTCAAACACTTTCCATCAGAGAAGCAGAGGAGAGAAAAGGGAGCAGGAAACAAAAGGAAAC GTAAACCACGCGGCAGACAGCCCAAACAACCCAAACACTGCACCGACGCCACCGGAGTGATCAGCATCAGCGATGACAGCAGCACGGAGTCCGACGCCCTGGACAGCGACTTCAACTCATCGCCCGACTCGGTTCAGGACAACAACGATGATGTCATCTTTGTCCATCACACTAGTTCTCAAATGG CACGGTTAGAGGAAAAGAAACAAGGGCTTCTCAATAAAATCGCTGAGCTTGGAAAAGAACTACCTCTTAATACACTGGATGAGCTCATAGATAAATTCGGAGGTCCAGAAAAAGTGTCAGAG ATGACGGGCCGAAAAGGCCGAGTGGTACGTCAGCCCGACAGCAGCGTTCGGTACGAGTCGCGTGCTGAGCAAGGTCACACCATCGACCAAATCAACATCAAAGAGAAAGATCGCTTCATGAATGGAGACAAG ttggTGGCCATCATATCAGAAGCGGCCAGTTCAGGGATCTCAATTCAGGCCGATAGAAGGGTGAAGAATCAGCGTCGGAGGGTTCACATGACCCTTGAGCTGCCCTGGAGCGCAGACAGGGCCATTCAGCAATTTG GTCGCACTCATCGTTCCAACCAAGTCACGGCTCCGGAGTACATCTTCCTTATTTCCGAATTGGCGGGCGAGAGGCGCTTCGCATCCATTGTAGCAAAGAGACTGGAGAGCCTG GGAGCTCTGACCCACGGTGATAGAAGAGCCACCGAATCAAGAGATCTAAGCAAATACAACTTTGAAAATAAA TATGGCACCAAAGCCCTAGATAAGATAACCAAAGCCATCCTCGGTCAGACTGAAAGCAAGGTACCCCCACCAAAAGACTATCCGGGTGGTGACGCCATGTTCTTTAGAG ACATGAAACACGGTATGAAGGACGTAGGAATGCTCTGCAGTCAGCCACGCTTGGGCATCAACACTGAGAAAG ACTGCAACATCACCAAGTTCCTGAACCGGATCTTGGGCCTGGAGGTGTATAAACAAAACTCCCTCTTCCAGTATTTCATCGACAACTTTGACTACTTGATCGAAAAGGACAAAAAAGAGGGAAATTACGATATGGGGATATTGG ATTTGGCTCCAGGTAATGATCAGATCTATGAGGAGACGCAAGAGAAGTTCCTAACTGCTGGAAACCCTCAAGACGGACAAGTAGTCCTTTATAAG ATAAGTGTAGACAGAGGCATGACATGGGTGGAGGCTCTCGACAAGTTTCAAGCGCTCACCAACCCGGATGAAGGCTTCTACTTATCCAACATG TCCAGAGGTAGCCATCCGTGCGTGCTGCTAGCCGTGCAGGGCAGAGGATTCCACATGACCATCTACAAACCAAACATCGGCAAGCAGGCCCAACCGGAAAGCCTTGAAAGCCTCCAGAAAAAATATCGCAAG GTCAGTCCAGAGGATGCCAAAGAAAGCTGGGAAAATCATTATACGTTCTCCTTCAAGAAGTGTAGCCACGTTAATAG GAACGGGAGGTGTAAAAGGGTGGAAGAGGGTCACGAGTGCTTGATGGGGACTCGGTTGCGTCAGTACCACATGTTGTGCGGCGCCCTGCTGCGCGTTTGGAAGCGGGTGTCCGACGTGGTCTCTGATGTCACCAACACGAGCATCCTGCAGATTGTCCGTCTCAAGACCAAAGATAGCAACAAACAAGTTG GTATTAAAATCCCAGAGACCTGCGTGGCAAAGGTGCGCCAGGAGCTATTAAAAATGGACAATGAGGTGAAGCAAAAGCGGAGGGAAAAGGAGCAGCGAGCGCAGGAAGAACACCAAAGGCTTTTGGAACAACAATACATGACTGCTTTCTTCGCCCCTCCTAGCTTGGGCAGCCTGCCATCTCCATTCATGACCTACACTCAGAAGAACCCTCTAGAGGAGATCCTGGACCTTAGCCGTACCTCCGCCCCCACCCAAGTTAGCGCGCCGGCCACCCTGAGCGTGGACGATCTCTCCGGTCCACCCGGATCCACACCGGATGAATTTGACATAGAAGAGTTTTTCCAACAAACACACCAGGAGAGCCAGGTCGCACTGCAGAGCAATCCAGCACGGGACAAAGAACTGCTGGACATGTTGATCTCCTTCAGCTCACAAACCCAAAACATCACTTCCACCGCAGAAACACCTTCATCCGTACCCATGATGTCAGTGATTGTCCCCTCTCCTTCGGTCTTGCCTCCCTCCTCTTCCCTCTACACGCCTACACTCACGccttcctcctcttcttcctcgTTATCGCTCACCTCCCTCTCCCCTACAGTACCCAACGGCCACTGCAGCTCCGATGCCCTCATAAACGCACGGGAGGTGTTAGACAACATGCTGCGTGGTGAACCTCGCAACTCTGTCATTCATTACCCACTACCTGAGTGA
- the sbno2b gene encoding si:ch73-63e15.2 isoform X2: MSLMQFWTKFYAQLGRPPPKDLSLEDLSILSSPKDSLSEYLPQDSSFLTDNMAPNVPTLWDINTPATDQEMNSNRFQGFKSLDDITAAINPPLIGSYQRPQTQPEEEEEVEVEESEELGHVDTYADYRPSKSKIGISHPDRVVETNTLSSVPPPDITYTLSIPEDIINNGQLSALQLEAIIYACQQHEVILQNKQRAGFLIGDGAGVGKGRTVAGIILENFLKGRKKALWFSVSNDLKYDAERDLQDISASNIQVHALNKIKYGDTATATSEGVLFATYSALIGESQAGGQHRTRLNQILDWCAPDFDGVIIFDECHKAKNASSTKMGKAVLNLQDQLPLARVVYASATGASEPKNMIYMSRLGIWGEGTPFKTFEDFLHAIEKRGVGAMEIVAMDMKVSGMYIARQLSFSGVSFRIEEISLDDDFKVVYNKAAKLWAEALALFMQAADELCMSSKKSLWGQFWSSHQRFFKYLCIAAKVRCLVELAKKELEAGKCIVIGLQSTGEARTREVLDENDGRLDRFVSAAEGVFQSLVLKHFPSEKQRREKGAGNKRKRKPRGRQPKQPKHCTDATGVISISDDSSTESDALDSDFNSSPDSVQDNNDDVIFVHHTSSQMARLEEKKQGLLNKIAELGKELPLNTLDELIDKFGGPEKVSEMTGRKGRVVRQPDSSVRYESRAEQGHTIDQINIKEKDRFMNGDKLVAIISEAASSGISIQADRRVKNQRRRVHMTLELPWSADRAIQQFGRTHRSNQVTAPEYIFLISELAGERRFASIVAKRLESLGALTHGDRRATESRDLSKYNFENKYGTKALDKITKAILGQTESKVPPPKDYPGGDAMFFRDMKHGMKDVGMLCSQPRLGINTEKDCNITKFLNRILGLEVYKQNSLFQYFIDNFDYLIEKDKKEGNYDMGILDLAPGNDQIYEETQEKFLTAGNPQDGQVVLYKISVDRGMTWVEALDKFQALTNPDEGFYLSNMSRGSHPCVLLAVQGRGFHMTIYKPNIGKQAQPESLESLQKKYRKVSPEDAKESWENHYTFSFKKCSHVNRNGRCKRVEEGHECLMGTRLRQYHMLCGALLRVWKRVSDVVSDVTNTSILQIVRLKTKDSNKQVGIKIPETCVAKVRQELLKMDNEVKQKRREKEQRAQEEHQRLLEQQYMTAFFAPPSLGSLPSPFMTYTQKNPLEEILDLSRTSAPTQVSAPATLSVDDLSGPPGSTPDEFDIEEFFQQTHQESQVALQSNPARDKELLDMLISFSSQTQNITSTAETPSSVPMMSVIVPSPSVLPPSSSLYTPTLTPSSSSSSLSLTSLSPTVPNGHCSSDALINAREVLDNMLRGEPRNSVIHYPLPE, from the exons gACCTCAGTCTGGAGGATCTGTCTATCCTCTCATCTCCAAAAGATTCTTTGTCTGAATATCTTCCTCAAGATTCTTCCTTCCTCACGGACAACATGGCACCCAACGTGCCTACGTTATGGGACATCAACACACCAGCAACAGACCAGGAG ATGAATTCTAACCGGTTTCAAGGTTTCAAGTCTTTGGACGACATCACCGCCGCTATTAATCCACCACTCATAGGGAGTTATCAG AGACCCCAAACACAGCCAGAAGAGGAAGAGGAAGTAGAGGTGGAGGAGTCTGAAGAGCTGGGTCACGTTGATACCTATGCCGACTACAGGCCCtctaaat CCAAGATAGGAATATCCCATCCAGACCGTGTGGTTGAAACCAACACTTTATCCAGTGTTCCTCCTCCAGATATCACCTACACCCTGTCTATCCCAGAGGACATCATAAACAACGGCCAACTCTCTGCTTTGCAGCTGGAGGCCATCATTTACGCCTGCCAG CAACATGAAGTGATTTTGCAGAACAAACAGCGAGCCGGTTTCCTCATAGGGGACGGCGCAGGAGTGGGGAAGGGCCGGACGGTGGCCGGGATCATTTTAGAAAACTTTTTAAAAGGAAGGAAGAAAGCGCTGTG GTTCAGCGTCTCCAATGATCTGAAATATGACGCAGAGAGAGATCTCCAAGACATCTCCGCATCTAACATacaagtgcatgcattgaataaG ATTAAGTACGGGGACACAGCTACAGCTACCTCAGAAGGGGTCTTGTTTGCAACCTACTCCGCATTGATCGGGGAGAGTCAGGCGGGTGGCCAGCACAGGACGCGTCTCAATCAGATCCTAGACTGGTGTGCGCCGGATTTCGATGGCGTT ATTATATTCGACGAATGCCACAAAGCCAAAAATGCCTCATCCACAAAGATGGGCAAGGCTGTGCTGAATCTGCAAGACCAGTTGCCGCTAGCCAGAGTGGTTTACGCTAGCGCCACAG GCGCCTCCGAGCCAAAGAACATGATTTACATGAGCCGTCTGGGAATTTGGGGAGAGGGAACCCCCTTCAAAACTTTTGAAGATTTCCTCCACGCCATCGAGAAGAG GGGCGTGGGGGCCATGGAGATCGTTGCCATGGATATGAAAGTCAGCGGGATGTACATTGCACGTCAGCTCAGCTTCTCAGGGGTTTCGTTCCGCATAGAAGAGATCAGCTTGGATGATGACTTCAAAGTTGTGTACAACAAAGCTGCCAAACTT TGGGCAGAAGCTCTGGCCTTGTTCATGCAAGCAGCGGATGAGTTGTGCATGAGCTCCAAGAAGTCTCTCTGGGGTCAGTTTTGGTCATCTCACCAGCGTTTCTTTAAATACCTCTGTATTGCCGCTAAGGTGCGCTGCCTGGTGGAGTTAGCTAAAAAAGAGCTGGAGGCCGGAAAG TGCATTGTGATCGGACTACAGTCGACAGGTGAGGCTCGAACCAGAGAAGTCCTCGACGAAAACGACGGACGCTTGGACAGATTCGTTTCTGCTGCTGA GGGTGTGTTTCAATCGCTGGTTCTCAAACACTTTCCATCAGAGAAGCAGAGGAGAGAAAAGGGAGCAGGAAACAAAAGGAAAC GTAAACCACGCGGCAGACAGCCCAAACAACCCAAACACTGCACCGACGCCACCGGAGTGATCAGCATCAGCGATGACAGCAGCACGGAGTCCGACGCCCTGGACAGCGACTTCAACTCATCGCCCGACTCGGTTCAGGACAACAACGATGATGTCATCTTTGTCCATCACACTAGTTCTCAAATGG CACGGTTAGAGGAAAAGAAACAAGGGCTTCTCAATAAAATCGCTGAGCTTGGAAAAGAACTACCTCTTAATACACTGGATGAGCTCATAGATAAATTCGGAGGTCCAGAAAAAGTGTCAGAG ATGACGGGCCGAAAAGGCCGAGTGGTACGTCAGCCCGACAGCAGCGTTCGGTACGAGTCGCGTGCTGAGCAAGGTCACACCATCGACCAAATCAACATCAAAGAGAAAGATCGCTTCATGAATGGAGACAAG ttggTGGCCATCATATCAGAAGCGGCCAGTTCAGGGATCTCAATTCAGGCCGATAGAAGGGTGAAGAATCAGCGTCGGAGGGTTCACATGACCCTTGAGCTGCCCTGGAGCGCAGACAGGGCCATTCAGCAATTTG GTCGCACTCATCGTTCCAACCAAGTCACGGCTCCGGAGTACATCTTCCTTATTTCCGAATTGGCGGGCGAGAGGCGCTTCGCATCCATTGTAGCAAAGAGACTGGAGAGCCTG GGAGCTCTGACCCACGGTGATAGAAGAGCCACCGAATCAAGAGATCTAAGCAAATACAACTTTGAAAATAAA TATGGCACCAAAGCCCTAGATAAGATAACCAAAGCCATCCTCGGTCAGACTGAAAGCAAGGTACCCCCACCAAAAGACTATCCGGGTGGTGACGCCATGTTCTTTAGAG ACATGAAACACGGTATGAAGGACGTAGGAATGCTCTGCAGTCAGCCACGCTTGGGCATCAACACTGAGAAAG ACTGCAACATCACCAAGTTCCTGAACCGGATCTTGGGCCTGGAGGTGTATAAACAAAACTCCCTCTTCCAGTATTTCATCGACAACTTTGACTACTTGATCGAAAAGGACAAAAAAGAGGGAAATTACGATATGGGGATATTGG ATTTGGCTCCAGGTAATGATCAGATCTATGAGGAGACGCAAGAGAAGTTCCTAACTGCTGGAAACCCTCAAGACGGACAAGTAGTCCTTTATAAG ATAAGTGTAGACAGAGGCATGACATGGGTGGAGGCTCTCGACAAGTTTCAAGCGCTCACCAACCCGGATGAAGGCTTCTACTTATCCAACATG TCCAGAGGTAGCCATCCGTGCGTGCTGCTAGCCGTGCAGGGCAGAGGATTCCACATGACCATCTACAAACCAAACATCGGCAAGCAGGCCCAACCGGAAAGCCTTGAAAGCCTCCAGAAAAAATATCGCAAG GTCAGTCCAGAGGATGCCAAAGAAAGCTGGGAAAATCATTATACGTTCTCCTTCAAGAAGTGTAGCCACGTTAATAG GAACGGGAGGTGTAAAAGGGTGGAAGAGGGTCACGAGTGCTTGATGGGGACTCGGTTGCGTCAGTACCACATGTTGTGCGGCGCCCTGCTGCGCGTTTGGAAGCGGGTGTCCGACGTGGTCTCTGATGTCACCAACACGAGCATCCTGCAGATTGTCCGTCTCAAGACCAAAGATAGCAACAAACAAGTTG GTATTAAAATCCCAGAGACCTGCGTGGCAAAGGTGCGCCAGGAGCTATTAAAAATGGACAATGAGGTGAAGCAAAAGCGGAGGGAAAAGGAGCAGCGAGCGCAGGAAGAACACCAAAGGCTTTTGGAACAACAATACATGACTGCTTTCTTCGCCCCTCCTAGCTTGGGCAGCCTGCCATCTCCATTCATGACCTACACTCAGAAGAACCCTCTAGAGGAGATCCTGGACCTTAGCCGTACCTCCGCCCCCACCCAAGTTAGCGCGCCGGCCACCCTGAGCGTGGACGATCTCTCCGGTCCACCCGGATCCACACCGGATGAATTTGACATAGAAGAGTTTTTCCAACAAACACACCAGGAGAGCCAGGTCGCACTGCAGAGCAATCCAGCACGGGACAAAGAACTGCTGGACATGTTGATCTCCTTCAGCTCACAAACCCAAAACATCACTTCCACCGCAGAAACACCTTCATCCGTACCCATGATGTCAGTGATTGTCCCCTCTCCTTCGGTCTTGCCTCCCTCCTCTTCCCTCTACACGCCTACACTCACGccttcctcctcttcttcctcgTTATCGCTCACCTCCCTCTCCCCTACAGTACCCAACGGCCACTGCAGCTCCGATGCCCTCATAAACGCACGGGAGGTGTTAGACAACATGCTGCGTGGTGAACCTCGCAACTCTGTCATTCATTACCCACTACCTGAGTGA